The following are encoded together in the Juglans microcarpa x Juglans regia isolate MS1-56 chromosome 2D, Jm3101_v1.0, whole genome shotgun sequence genome:
- the LOC121248887 gene encoding glucan endo-1,3-beta-glucosidase 14-like encodes MKRLWVFVRFLTVFLFFFLVASLTVQGFTGTYGINYGRIADNIPPPDKVATLLRAAKIKNIRIYDADQSVLKAFSGTGLELVVGLPNGLLKNMSTNEDNAMSWIKENVQSFLPETKIRGIAVGNEVLGVLDDESCEALVGAVKNIYSAIHKLHLDDVIQITTAHSQAVFSNSYPPSSCIFKDNVVQYMKQLLELFSKIGSPFCLNAYPFLAYMSDPENIDINYALFQSTQGIYDPKTKLHYDNMLDAQIDAAYAALEDAGFKDMEVVVTETGWASRGDDHEAAATVNNARTYNYNLRKRLAKKKGTPLRPKRVVKAYVFAIFNEDLKFGPASERNYGLFKADGSISYNIGFHGLESSAADTSRLFLKGIRARGWFWSHFFASAISATTLLLLSS; translated from the exons atgaaaaggTTGTGGGTATTTGTCCGGTTTCTTACCgtgttcttgttcttcttcctaGTTG cCTCTCTGACAGTGCAAGGATTCACTGGAACCTATGGAATAAATTATGGAAGAATTGCAGATAACATTCCTCCACCTGATAAAGTTGCTACTCTTCTCAGagcagcaaaaataaaaaatataagaatttacGATGCTGATCAGAGTGTTTTAAAGGCATTCAGTGGAACTGGGCTTGAATTAGTGGTTGGACTTCCAAATGGATTACTGAAAAATATGAGTACCAATGAGGATAATGCAATGAGTTGGATTAAAGAGAATGTACAGTCGTTCCTTCCTGAGACAAAGATTCGTGGCATTGCTGTGGGCAATGAAGTTTTAGGAGTGCTTGATGATGAGTCGTGTGAAGCTCTTGTGGGTGCAGTGAAAAATATTTACAGTGCAATACATAAGCTTCATTTGGATGATGTGATTCAGATTACCACGGCACATTCCCAGGCTGTTTTTTCTAATTCCTATCCTCCCTCTTCTTGTATATTCAAAGATAATGTTGTACAATATATGAAGCAGCTCCTGGAGTTATTCTCAAAAATTGGTTCTCCTTTTTGTTTAAATGCCTATCCATTCCTGGCCTATATGAGTGATCCGGAGAACATTGATATTAATTACGCTCTTTTTCAATCAACCCAGGGGATTTATGATCCGAAAACCAAACTGCATTATGATAATATGCTTGATGCACAGATTGATGCAGCATATGCAGCGCTAGAAGATGCTGGATTTAAAGATATGGAAGTCGTAGTTACAGAGACTGGATGGGCTTCACGTGGGGATGACCACGAAGCTGCAGCCACAGTAAATAATGCAAGGACATATAATTATAACCTGCGGAAGAGGCTTGCAAAGAAGAAAGGAACTCCTCTTAGGCCAAAAAGAGTAGTGAAAGCATATGTTTTTGCAATATTTAATGAAGATTTGAAGTTCGGGCCAGCTTCTGAGAGAAATTATGGACTGTTTAAGGCTGATGGGAGCATTTCATATAATATTGGGTTTCATGGACTTGAATCTTCAGCTGCAGATACATCGCGTTTGTTTTTGAAG